Proteins encoded by one window of Amaranthus tricolor cultivar Red isolate AtriRed21 chromosome 4, ASM2621246v1, whole genome shotgun sequence:
- the LOC130811002 gene encoding proteinase inhibitor PSI-1.2-like, with product MDSKVRVATLLFIFGLIMMVGIGQVKKVDAQRPNICPQICYDNLDYMTCPSTGYKKLEPSCSCCMAPEDGCILYFTNGNDPEVCN from the exons ATGGATTCTAAGGTTAGAGTTGCCACTCTTCTCTTTATTTTTG GGTTAATAATGATGGTAGGAATTGGACAAGTAAAAAAGGTTGATGCACAAAGGCCAAATATATGCCCACAAATATGCTATGATAATTTGGATTATATGACATGTCCATCAACAGGATATAAGAAGCTTGAGCCCTCATGCAGCTGTTGTATGGCTCCTGAAGATGGTTGTATTCTTTACTTCACCAATGGCAATGATCCTGAAGTCTGTAATTAA